One genomic window of Silurus meridionalis isolate SWU-2019-XX chromosome 22, ASM1480568v1, whole genome shotgun sequence includes the following:
- the il6 gene encoding interleukin-6 — MPYLLHHYLGLLLLPLLSLGLYSGDEDYYDFSGGELQNEAHASFYKWISIAKQMRIDIHSVCDEQFARDFPGMRNMSDFDHQRIETPLLGFSDGCLPFDFKAQKCVQQIYTGLRVYQAYLPYVDNGTSARILEIKVRTARLLGLIKGTGNVHDVEVHPTFLRDLVSGTQWRKKTVTHSILYNFLNFMIVTNRAINYIKAKKLMKHGVKEDKWLSKYVH, encoded by the exons ATGCCCTATCTGCTGCACCACT ATCTGGGCTTGCTCCTGCTCCCCCTGCTCTCTCTCGGGCTCTACAGTGGAGATGAGGATTACTATGACTTCTCCGGAGGAGAGCTGCAGAACGAAGCGCACGCGTCTTTTTACAAGTGGATTTCCATCGCCAAGCAGATGAGGATAGACATCCATAGCGTCTGCGACGAGCAG TTTGCCCGGGACTTCCCAGGAATGAGAAACATGAGCGACTTCGACCATCAGAGAATTGAAACCCCGCTGCTCGGCTTCTCAGACGGGTGTCTGCCCTTCGATTTCAAAGCC caaAAATGTGTGCAGCAGATCTACACTGGTTTGCGGGTGTACCAGGCGTACCTTCCCTATGTGGACAACGGCACATCAGCTCGCATACTGGAGATTAAAGTCAGGACGGCCAGATTATTAGGTTTAATTAAAGGAACAGGAAAT GTACATGACGTAGAGGTTCACCCCACCTTCCTGAGGGATTTGGTCAGCGGTACGCAGTGGAGAAAGAAGACGGTCACACACTCCATTCTGTACAACTTCTTGAACTTCATGATTGTCACCAACAGAGCAATCAACTACATAAAGGCCAAGAAATTAATGAAACATGGCGTGAAGGAAGACAAGTGGCTCTCAAAATACGTTCACTGA
- the tomm7 gene encoding mitochondrial import receptor subunit TOM7 homolog, which produces MPKLSKETKQRLQQVFQCGQFVIRWGFIPTVLYLGFKRGADPGMPEPTVLSLLWG; this is translated from the exons ATGCCCAAACTCAGCAAAGAGACCAAGCAGCGACTGCAGCAGGTCTTCCAGTGCGGACAGTTCGTTATTCGGTGGGGTTTCATCCCCACGGTTCTCTACCTAG GGTTCAAGCGAGGAGCAGATCCTGGAATGCCAGAGCCAACAGTTTTAAG TTTGCTTTGGGGATGA